gtgTTGCTCCCCACAAatgtcacaaggcaagacctatacacctctTAACTATCAGGGACTCACCAACACGAGTAGAGAAACGAATAGGCATGTTAAGCAATTCACAATACAAATAAAGACAAATagaaaatgaggaagatacataaaaaaatgtGGATGTAGGTTCAACTAATACATAAggcatgcaatcacaaaccaaaagagtACCTATGATAACAACATCAGATGTCTTTACCTCTGACCTCCTAGGGAAAGTAAAATAATGGGCCTTGTCACCTGTCTTTCCATTGGCCCTACCAGGATGCGCTCAAATAGTTCAAACCTTCCTGCCACCCTGAGTGAACTAGTGACTACTATTAACTTGGTCACACGTCCTCCAAAATGACAGCCTCGACCATAACCACTTCCACTTCTAACTCTTGGAATCTGTAACTCTGCTTCAGActatatttcctaatatgtccatcCTTCCCACACCCATAACAAGTCCTGGAGTCGAGTATACGCCTCTGTGAAGATAAAGAAGTTTGGAGATAAAGTCCAAACTTATAAAAGGCTTACTAGTCATCGGCGAACCCTCAGGTGAAGCATTCAATGAAGACGGGATAGACGGGTGGATAACCCCTGAACCCTACCTtatggagtaagaaccactaaactcacctcccttacggaacttttTAAATGTCGACACATTGATGACGATATCCTCCTTCACTCTCTCTACCTCTACCACAAAATCAACGACTTCCTAAAAGAACTTTCCAGCAGCAACTACCTGTAAAGTTGGAATCTAAAAATTTGACCGAAATAACTTCACAAAGCGGCAAATCCACTCTTGCGGACTAAAGAAAATTTGAGCGGCATACGTGGATAATGTAAAAAATTTTGCCTCATAGGCTGCAACAAATATCCTTCCTTGCTCAATGTTCAGGAAGTCATCTCTCCTCTAGTCCCTCAAAATCTGGGGTATATACTTCTTCATAAAGAAGCTAGAAAATGTGGCCACAGTCATAGGTCCTGCCTTTGCTGGTCGACACTCAACGTGAGACCGCCaacacattttggcatccccctggaattaataggtcacaaactcaacaccaacTAGCTCCAcaatgtccatcttatgtagcagctcatgacaatcaacaagGAAATCATAAGTATATTCATATTTGGTATCTTTGAAGACTCGAGGTTTCAAATTTAGGAACTTCATTAAGGGATAATGTTGGTCACTAGTCATTACGGACCCAATAGTCAATCGTGGAAACTTGTCTATCTCCAAATATGCATCCATGTGGGTAGTCATAGTAACTACTTGTTGTACTCcttgaattttatttgtgatcatgaattttgagagtgatggtattgaagagtatgggtgtTTAGTTGCGGCACTTGAACGAAGCCAATATCAGTCAAAACCAAAGATATTGGAGctagatatgaagcatcacgAGTCTCCACCTGTGataccatctattgaggaggctccaaaattagtgCTTAAGGATCTACCACCTCATCTTAGCTATGTATTCTTGGGTAGAGATGACACTTTGCCAGTAATCATTGCATCTGATTTGACTGGGCAACAGGTAACGTGTTTGGTGAAAGGTTTGAAGATTTTCAATtgagccattggttggactatttttaacattattgggatccctcccagTATTTGTTCACAAAAAATCAAACTCATGCCGGATCACAAAAACTTAATTAAGGGATAATGTTTGTCACAACTCATTAcggccctgtagtcaatcgaggaaacgtgtcTATATCCAAATATGCATCCATGAGGGTAGCCATAGAAGCTAtatgttgtactccctgaatTTGATGTGTAATCGTGAATTTTGAGAGTAGTGGTATTGAAGATTATGGGTCTTTGGTTGCGGCACTTGAATGAAACGAATATCGCTCCAAACCAAAGAAATAGGAGCTatatatgaagcatcgcgagtctccacggCGAGaacatctattgaggaggcttatAATTAGAGTTTAAAGTTGTACCACCTCATCTAAGGTATGTCCTCTAGGGTAGAGATGACACTTTTTGCCGGTAGTCATTGTATCTGATTTTAATGGgcaacaagtagagtgtttgGTGGAAGTtttgaagaggttcaaacgagccattggTGTATCCCTGGATTTGttgtgatcatgaattttgagagtgatggtgTTGAAGAGTATGAGTATTCGGTTTCGGCACTTGAACGAAGTGAATATCGGTCCAAACTACAGAAATTGGAGCTAGATATGAAGCATTGCGAGTCTCCACATATGataccatctattgaggaggctccaaaattagagcttaaggctctacaaTCTCATCTGAGATATGTATTATTGGGTAGAGATGACAAAATTTCatacactcaaattacacctccgtaaagaagtataagtggtcgtatcaagtaaagaacccaaatattaggttggggtcgatcccacgaggaaaatggtttaaaCTTAACTTCAATATACGATTACTTCTATtaagtcaagtcctttccgatagcaggtaattaaaggggggaaatttgtgaaacaaaagtctTGTTATCTCTAAGTAAAACAATTAACAGGAGTGAATCCTTAGTGTTTATCAACTTgtgagaaactagggtgtaagtgtccCCCATAGGTTGATAATGTCGTAtctctagctataacaattattccctagtgttttgcatgcaaagtgataatttaggtgtctctaaatccttggtccggcacttagagaatttcaccccttACCTTGGTTCGGCTAtgtgtgtctaagttactaacccttacctttacttcatattaagcatcatattcgatatatggcttagttattacttcgcaccaaccaaaactagcctattagatagtatcccactaaatctatgttgataatttttttcctattaactacctccttggtccggcaaatagcaataaggtgagttctaacgcgtgcactcgttaaaaagacttctaatcgaaagaattataaatgcatgcaataacctatttgagaattgttattaagctaggtttactttgttaatcacctatggttcccacaccCTAGTTGTGGATAAAGTTACACAtgcatagaagaacacaattcatattggataaacaataaatcatgtACTTACTTTTACAAATTCGAGAAAAttcagaaattcaacttgaaacaaTAAGAATTTACTTGAAAACCAAAGccgaaaatttgaattaatgctaAAGTTGCAAATACCCAATCTCCAAAAACAAACtaacaatagtagtaataggatccaaccccaaaaacaaagttttacaccctatttataacaaatatttacctaaattaaaaggaaatcaaATAAGAAAAGTCGTCCAAAAATGTGGCTTTAATCAACGACTCCCACAGATGGTTCGTCGATGAAATGATGGGcccgtcgattgcctccgtaaGTCAAGacttagtatatattttttcatccttCAACTACATCTTCTCTGATTCAATCGGTGGACCAAAAGCACTGTCCGTCGATGCGTCTACGATTCATCGATGATCATTCCATACTAAGACTTTCTTCAACTTCGGGTACAAGACTTTCTCTGATCTGATCAACGATTCAACAGAACGGTCCGTCGATCCTTCCATATCCCCACACTTTGTTAGATTTCCCCGAGTTTCTCTAGAGTCCCGAACTGTCAGTCGACAGTCATCATCCACGGTCCGTTAATGGAATGACGGGCCATCGATGGCCTTCGAGGGAAACCTCTACACTAAATCTCAGCGGCCTTCTGCGATTTGGTTTTGGACACCTTTCCTGTAAAACatagataaaaacatattcaaacttctacaaaaaggctctagacacacaccaatcttaagtaaaaagcattgaaagtaccgtgaaaccactgTACATCAATGTGCTGGTGCCGAAAACCTTGGGGTGCCTGGCCTTGGTCAGAAAACACGCTGAGATAAGTGAggacctgattaatcatctctagAGTATGTCGGGGTGGTACTTCCTTCTCTTTAATTTGATCATCTTCCACTTCATTACCTTGTCTCACTATTTTGTCaatcggtggaggagtcaccacTGCGTCGCTAGCTCGACCAGGTGCTTGTCCTTTGCCTCAAGTATTCCTTCTCCCAAGGTGTCTATTGCGGCCTCTCGCAGCTGCTCCCCTAGAGTTTTAGCCCCAATAGTTGGTGCAGGAGCACCCTGTCTTACCGGTGCTTGTGTTTCCACATTTGTTCCTCTAGTCGTAACTATCTACAAAATATAGATAAGAAGGTGAGATACCAGTTTGTATTACCTAGATATTAATTTGATTCAACTAATCGcacaaaagaaacaaaaatatgaGTTTACATAaggtcctatagcctcttgaaGAAAAGTAATTACCTTTttgcaagactctactagacgtggcctTGTATGATGAGATCATCGAACCTAAGGCTTTGTTATCTAGTTTGGAACAAGCcgaaacgagtcgtgagtgacacccacacttaaACCCCTAAGTGGGAGAACCAATAAATTTAAGTCCCTATTTATATCAATAATTGAACTACGAATACCAATAAAATACAGAAGTTCAAAACTTGTTAAAGTAACCAACCAAATAAACATTTAAAGTCTAACACTGATTATCCCCAAAAATaagaaagtcatcacatcaaggacatatattcttaaaataccTAGTCGGAAAGTATTAGTGACACCAAATTAAGTAAACAAAATGGTTCATGTCCAGAATTTAATGACATCATGCCCTAactgagagaatccaacacgagcaaTAAGGAATAGCTCACCCTTAAATCAAAGGTGCTGGACACTGGCAAGAGCTGAGGgagagtcgaagtcgatggtacacttgcgcactccacaaaagaaaaaaaaaagaaatcacaagtaagggtcagtacaaggaacacgtacttaAAATGTATCATAGGTCTACCCAGAATACAAActaatatatattcaattataGTATATAACTAACTATGGTACTTggcaggtggcaagcaacaaacaacatgaaataGTGACAACATCACCAAAGTAGGTACACAATCAATTACAATATCAAGCCCACATCTCGGGACTTATTTCTCCATActatactcatttggaaaatgggTTCTTTGATATTGAgtaaattaagttaattcaagttTCCTTTCTTTTAACGTTATCAtatcggaacatgacactcagATCCAATTATGTTATGTCATAACATGACACTACGATCCaataatactgtgtcggaatgtgacactccgatctaataataccgtgtcgaaacatgacactccgatccaattatctcaataatttattttatcaagcTTTTTTAATTAAAGGCATTAATTAAAGGCATCCCTTCGATAAAGAGGGTTCAACATAATAAATTCCTCGGTGTCTGAATCTTagaccaaccacaaaccacatagtcaagtacataggaaatttaacaatatcattcaatacatatcaatcgctattgagaatctatctatcaaatagaaataaccATAATtaagaccctcaaaatgaattagcTGTCTAGAGtctcacatgtgcctaaaaatgttaataatatgttaataagGTGTTTTACAACatgtattcttttttaaaagtgaTTTGGAGTTcatgatgtaccgtggtttcacggtatttttaatgttttttccttaaggttagtgtgtgtccaaaagcctttttgtatttatttttatgtaagtttctccttatttgcaggaaatctgtacAAAGATGAACgtggaagtttttgagcgatgaaatgaagaagagaccacctatggagcttatgacggtccgtcgatcttgtgacggtccgtaggtggcatcgtagtgaagctgtgaaggaagatgggaaagtctgacctagtgtgggattatggAAGTCCACGACGGAcggtcatagccacgacggtccgtcttgctggttcgtcgtaatgatcagagagtagtcccagtacccaaatcccaagaagttaaagtattatggaacgaagaccctcaaCAGACCGTCATGCTTGGAaggatccgtcatacctgttcgttgagggtaatgaagaaagcagcagaaaaatttgtgaagtatcggacgacggaggccatgacggtccgttgtgaccacgacggtccgtcacgaggtccgtcgactcagacgcgctATGAtaaattttcagtaattagaatccttcttttattaggtttttattttttttataaatagttcgaaaaacctcattttgggggtTGGACTTTTTGATTGGTGGACTTTTTTatagttagactttttgatggttagactttttgataatcattagttctcttgttcaagtattgaaggattaatttcagcatttgttacactttttctggaattgattgttggtgcttttgttgattaatcaagtgaatttctggattttagtttttctcgtgggaacgatcccaacctcattagttgggttctttacttgaagcggtcgtatcaagtgaagaacccaactaatgatgttgggatcgttcccacgagaaagaataaaatccagaaattcacttgaataatgaacaaaagcaccaacaatcaattccagaaaaagtgtaacaaatgctgaaattaatccttcaatacttgaaaaagagaactaaagattatcaaaaagtctaaccatcaaaaagtctaactatcaaaaagtccaactatcaaaaagtccaaccccaaaaacgaggtttttcgaactatttaataaaaaaaaaacctaataaaagaaggattctaattactgaaaatctgtcaaagtgcgtctgagtcgacggatctcgtgacggaccgtcgtggtcacgacaggCCGTCATGACCTCCTttgtcccatacttcacaaattcttctgctgctttcttcattaccctcaacaaacaggtatgacggaccgttccaatcACGATGGTCCGAcaagggtctccgttccataatactttaacttcttggaatttgggtactgggactactctctgatcattacgacaaacttgcaggacggaccgtcgtggctatgacggttcATCGTGGACATCCGTAATCCCACAATAGGTCCgacttccccatctttcttcagcagcttcactactatgccacctacggaccatcacaagctcgacggaccgtcataagctccgtaggtggtctcttctgcatttcttcgctcaaaaacttccgcgttcatctttggacagatttcctacaaataaggagacacttacataaaaatcaatacaaaaaggcttttggacacacactaaacttaaggaaaaagcattaaaaataccgtgaaaccacggtacatcaggtcaaacgtcaaagaacgtccttTCATAATCTATGTGCATTGAGTATGAGTTGCTTATTTGACTTTTGAGTGATGATGTTCGGCATCACTATGtgtgatttaaaagaatattGCATGTTGAGctgttaatgaaatgaaatttaaacaCCATTTTAAGATTAGGAGAAGAATGTTCCTCCTACGAACATGAAAAGATcttatgtgtttgatgcattaataaGTGAGTGAATGAAGGTTTTACTTGCTTGgtgttgcattgagtgcaaAATGGTATGAAGTTGGTTTTCCTTTTAAGTTTGGTGAATTGAATATTATGTGTTGTTGAATGTTATGAGCTTCTCTATGGTTAATTGAGTCCTTACAAGTGTTTAAAAAGTCCAaactgtcattcgaggacaaatgttcccaagtgggggatattgtaagaccctcGAAATGAATTAAGGTGTATAGATACTCACATGTTCCTAAAAAGGTTAGTATTATGTTAATAAGGTGTTTTACATAATGTATAGtttatttgaagtgatttggaggtGAAATGTCCAAGACGTCCAAAAATTAGTCTTTGGatgtgctagtgtgttctagtgtgcctttgcatgttttacgtgttgaTTGGTGCTCAAATTTTTGGGGAAGGACCTTAAAATGTGTATAGTTGTATTTATGTTCGAAAATTCCAGAAACGACTCCCCAAGTACCATCCAaaggttccttgaggaggacccataGGCTGGCGAAGGACTGTTTTGACAGTGTACAATCGACGACCCAATGAATGACGATTCGTGCCTTCATCGACGCCCCAGCGATTGGCGGCGTTCCTCAACACATAAAATTGTGAGATAAGACCCCCAATATGGAACCTCTGTCGCAAACGATAGAGAAGCAGGACGGCTCCTCGATCAGAAGACGCTCCGTCGACTGCCCTCCGTAGATGCAGCCTCCAACTACTTGCCATGCACGTTTtccattaaaggggtgaatgggaaattcaccccacgtcctaaatAGACCCTAGGAAGTTATTATATCtatttttaggtatattaagttagttaataacatcaaaaccccaattagaattcattcttaaaatttcaccattccctctcaaaacaaactctctctagaaacctccattgcaGATGTAGCTAAAGAACATCTTAAAGGTTGGATTTTCATggtttattcatcaaaatttcaTGGTATTCATATAAAATGAGGTATGATAATACTTCATCCTCAGTTAaccattcatctaaggagttccttCAAAGGTTCTCAATGAGATTTCGTGATCAAAATTGTTCTCTTTCAATCTAGTCATAGGTTCATTGTCAAcatgatttcaaaagcatactAATGATGAACTGATGATTAGCTATTTAATTGGtaattttcaatccaatttcatgaagaacccatgatccttcCAAATTATCAATTTAGCCTATAATGTGGGCATTGTGAACTTCATATTAGgttgattgaattgtgattcgattatgttgaattgtctaTTGCTATTGTTTTCGATAAAAATTAATGTTGAATTATTGgtaattgataaattatgatcaaatatTGGAGAATTGGAAAGATTTACTTATTTCCTCTATTTTGTATAGAATTGGTAGTTGAATAGGCTTTgaatggcattgtgtggtatgatccacttatggtggcggtgtttactttcttgtctatatattatgataatgGACTTGAAGGCAAAGTTATGTATTGtgaatgtgtggttatgattATCACACAATGTGGAGTAGTTTACCTAGTCTCTAATGGTAGTATCATGTTCTAGGTGTTGATAATGTCTACTACGTTTGAATGAAGgtgttagggttaggtatggTCTATGTGTCTATCGTTAATGAATTTGTAGTGATGGATGACCCCCTACCTATATAACCCTACATGAATGTGTTGTCTAAAGCATGGTTAGGAGTCTTAGATTCAACTGTTGAAGGTGTCTTGTCTCCTACACAATAATGTGGTGTGTGGTCCATGAATGAATGTGTATTGTGATCCTTAGAGGGTGGTTGCCTCAATGATATGTTGAtttccattatgtgatcatgttgaccaatatacacacacactcacacttcatgcatatctACGAGTAGGACAAATTTGTGGTGTCTAAGTAAAGGATAAtctcctatgcatcattacctaCTACTATACATGTAAAGTTTATGTCCATGAAAGTACCAAAATGTATATGAACTAGGATAACTTGATGTATGTACTAGTATAgttaagggtatgagactttgcctatacattgcacatgtgtgccttgatagaatagttcctAGGGTGATTTCTCTATGTACATGGATATGAATGCATCATTAAGCTATGAACATGAATGTTTATGCTCTGATGttaaagtatatgatatgataaagtATGTATATGTGTAATGTTTAAATGTGGTATGTAAAAATTTTCCTCATATATGAACATGTACAAacacatgaatgaatgagtgaaagcatgtatgataatctagtaaatAGAGTCaattgaaaggttttctcaattGTAATCTAAACTATACTATGCTATGAATATCTTTATGTCCATGTGACAGGATATTTTctcatgatttaggttgatgaaaggacaattctcatctataacctatgaggtatgcatatgaggggttaatctcctaaagcctatttttatgaaagtaaacttcataaaggcttttaaaatgggaacttagcttagcaccgaataAACTttacaatgagaggtgttgactccccttggAGAGAGCTTCACCCTATGGTTTctcatgaggtgttgactccccttggAGGTAGATTCACCCTATGGTTTctcatgaggtgttgactccttTTGGAGGGAGATTCACCATAT
The nucleotide sequence above comes from Solanum pennellii chromosome 9, SPENNV200. Encoded proteins:
- the LOC107030100 gene encoding uncharacterized protein LOC107030100; protein product: MAQSRHKSHADVRRRALEFQVDDWVYLKFSPMNGVMRFGKKGKVIRRYIGPYRMTKRIVNVAYELELPQELAVVHSIVTTRGTNVETQAPVRQGAPAPTIGAKTLGEQLREAAIDTLGEGILEAKDKHLVELATQCVFSDQGQAPQGFRHQHIDVQWFHGKVSKTKSQKAAEI